Part of the Candidatus Nanopelagicales bacterium genome, GTTCCTGGTTGAGGCCGACGTGCTGCCCGCCCGACCAACCGCAGACCAGCGAGCCCTGCTCCACGCAGCGATTCCCCACATCAGCGAGCGGATGGAGACGCTCTCGCAGGCAGTCGGCATGGTTGGCTTCCTCTTCGCCGGTGGGCCCGACAGCATTCCGTTTGAACGCGATCCGGCGGATGTCGCCAAGGTGCTCGATGAGTCGGGCCGCGAGGTGGTGGCAGCTGCGTTGGCTGCCCTGGCCGAGGTGCAGGATTGGTCCACCGAGCCGATTCAAGAGGCATTGCGTACCCGACTGATCGACCAGCTGGGGCTCAAGCCACGCATCGCGTTCGGTCCCGTTCGGGTTGCAGTCACGGGTCGGCGAGTGTCACCCCCATTGTTCGAATCCCTGGAATTGCTCGGTCGTGACCGTTCGATGGAGCGACTGCACTCCGCCGCCGGACCGACTCAGGGCTGACGGCTGAAACCCTGCGGGCTATACTCGACGAACCTCTTGGGGTATGGGGTAATTGGCAGCCCGGCTGATTCTGGTTCAGCTAGTCTAGGTTCGAGTCCTGGTACCCCAGCTCAACCCGCAGCGAATCGCGGCCCGATGTACCGCAGCAGTGAACACCGCAGTATTTTGCAAGACGGCAGTAACTAGCATCACCGCAGTCACCATCTCGACCGAAAAAGTCAAAGTCTAGGGCCCCGTTGTGTAGCGGCCTAGCACGCCGCCCTCTCAAGGCGGTAGCGCGGGTTCGAATCCCGTCGGGGCTACCACCATCACCGCTGTACCTGGTCGACGAGGCCGCGCAGCCGCGCTCGACCGCCGACGCCGAACAGGTCACGGAGGTACTTTCCATGCCCTCACCTCTTGCATCACCGTTCACCATCGACGTGGCGGACGCTGCACTGAAAGATCTGACCGATCGTCTGGGCCGTACCCGCTTCACTCGACAGACCGCCCCCGGATGGCGAGCTGGCACCGACCCGGACTATCTGCGCGAGTTGGTCGCCTATTGGCGCACAGGCTTTGACTGGCGGGCCCGTGAATGCCAACTCAATCAAGTTTCCCAGTACACCGTCACCCTCGAAGGCCAGCGCGTGCACTTCGTTCATGTCCGAGCTGTCCCCAGCCGCCGGGGGTCCGCATCGCTGCCACTTGTGCTGACACACGGCTGGCCGAGCAGTTTCGTCGAGATGCTGCCGCTGATCGCTCCACTGACCAACCCGGCCGCTCACGGCGGGAAAGAGAGCGACGCCTTCGACGTGGTCATCCCCTCGTTACCCGGCTTCGCATTCTCTGACCTGCCCCGGCAGGGCCCGGTAATCCCACCGATGATTGCCGACCTGTGGGCCCGGCTGATGAGCGAGGTGCTGGGCTATCCGAGGTTCGGCGCTTATGGCGGGGACATCGGCTCGCATGTCACGGGTTTTCTCGGCTCCCGCCACCCAGAACGAGTCGTCGGCATCTATACCCACCACCCGAACCTGCATCCCATCCTCGATGACGTCGATTCGTTGACCGCCGCCGAGCAGGCCTATCTAGCAGGGCGGAGCAACGAGCAAAGCGACGACGGATACGCCGCGATGCAGAGCACCCGTCCGGACACGCTGGCCGCCGCCCTGCTCGATTCCCCCGCCGGGCTCGCCGCTTGGCTCGTCGAGAAGTACCGAACGTGGGGGGACTGTGAGGGAAACGTAGAGACCCGGTTCAGCAAAGACACCCTGCTCACGATCATTAGTCTCTACTGGTTCACCGGAACGATCGGCTCGTCGTTCCGCCCCTACTTTGACGACCACCAGACGCCGCCGCTGGCCGCAGTTGAGGTCCCGACCGGTGTCACGCTCACACCGGAGGATCGGGACTACCCACGTGAGTATGCCGAGCGCACCTACCGCGATCTACGTCAGTGGCGCGGCCCAAGCCGAGGCGGCCACTTCCTGCCCCTTGAGGAGCCTGCCCTGCTCGCCAACGACCTTCGGGACTTCTTCCGCCCACTGCGCCCCACCAGTGCATCCGGTGCTACCAAGCGCTGGAATGCCCCATGACCTGTCGGCTTGCCAACGGTGCCGACGATCGGAATGTGCGCGACGTCGTCCACGATGGCGGCTACCACGAGGATGGTCAACCAACAGGCCCGCAGGAACAAATTGACTGAGCCGCCGCTCCTACGCCGCATGTACAGGGCACTGACGAGGGATCCTGGAACGGCCACCGCGAAGCCGACGATCAGCCAGACGTCGCCGAACGTGGTCGGCAGGGTCGCTACGTTGCTGCAAACCACGACGTGGAACTGCCGGTCGCGCGGTCAGCCAATTGGTGTCGGTGTGCTGCCGAGGCTCCGGCCGGTCGTCCGCTTCGTCGTCACCTTGGGCTCAGCCGTAGTTGACTTCAGGCCAAACGGCTTGACCGACGACTTCCAATAGTCGCCGTAGACCCACACCTTCATGCCGCGGGCCAGGTGCTGAGCGATCCATCGCTGGTCGGACTTTTGCGTGCGCACACACCCATGAGACTGCGGGCGGGGTCGAAGAACGTGGGGTGTTCCGTGGACGGCGATATTGCCGTCGAAGTAGATCGGTCGAAACAGCCCCGGGCGCCCGTCTGGCTCCGGGAACATGGTGCTTGATTGCCAAACGCGGGGGTAGATCCAATAGACCTTGAACAACCCGCTGCGCGTCCATCCTGGGTTCTTGCCGGTGCTCACGGGAATGACTCGGTCGACGATCCCTTTGGTGATGAACACAGCGGTCTGGCATTGCATATTGACCGCAAAGCGGACGGTCCTGATTGCCGACGGGACCTTCCAGTTGGTCGTGTTGGGGGTGGCGACGAGTGCGGAGGCCTCGGCTGAACTCGCTGGCAGCCGGGTCGCCTTACGGCCGGTCAACTCGCGCCAGGCACACAGCGCGCGGCGCGTCTGCGCTCCTTGTGTTCCGGTGGCGGGTCCGACGGGCAGCTTCAGCGCGGCCAACTTGCGCTGTAGCGTCAGAGTCGTCACCGCCGTTGGAGCCGATGGTGTGGTCGGGGTCGGGCTTGATGTGGGGCTGTCAGCGGCTTGTGCCGCTGGAACCGCGAGGATCGTCAAAGCGCACGCTGCGGCGAATGACGCAGCGAGGCGACGCACAACGTCGGTGGTCTCGGGCACTGGCACCTCCACATAGTCCCTGGATGCGCCTCTGCGCGCCTGTTGAATGGAGATTCTGACGTTCTTGATAAATCACATCGCGGCGATGTCGTGGTGGCGCCCGCCTGAGAGAGTGTTAGCTGCCGGAATCAACGACCGTGATGTTGACACCGGTCTTGCCTTCGCTCGGGGCGATGGTCACCTGAACGCTGCGAGTGCCCTTTGACCACGTTTGGATCCCGCCGGAACTTCCACCGCCCAACGTGGTCGACGACTTCCAACCCTTGGCCTTGAAATCGGTGGTCAACTGCGCGCCCACTTGCTCGGGCGTGGCGTCCGAACCCTCGAAGGTTGCCGAATATGTGTCGCCTTTGCCGGTGTTGATTGTGGTGCCATTGATGACCGGCAGTCCCTGCGGTGTGGGCACGTCACTGGGCCAGCCCTCGGGCAACTGGGAATTC contains:
- a CDS encoding epoxide hydrolase: MPSPLASPFTIDVADAALKDLTDRLGRTRFTRQTAPGWRAGTDPDYLRELVAYWRTGFDWRARECQLNQVSQYTVTLEGQRVHFVHVRAVPSRRGSASLPLVLTHGWPSSFVEMLPLIAPLTNPAAHGGKESDAFDVVIPSLPGFAFSDLPRQGPVIPPMIADLWARLMSEVLGYPRFGAYGGDIGSHVTGFLGSRHPERVVGIYTHHPNLHPILDDVDSLTAAEQAYLAGRSNEQSDDGYAAMQSTRPDTLAAALLDSPAGLAAWLVEKYRTWGDCEGNVETRFSKDTLLTIISLYWFTGTIGSSFRPYFDDHQTPPLAAVEVPTGVTLTPEDRDYPREYAERTYRDLRQWRGPSRGGHFLPLEEPALLANDLRDFFRPLRPTSASGATKRWNAP
- a CDS encoding L,D-transpeptidase gives rise to the protein MPETTDVVRRLAASFAAACALTILAVPAAQAADSPTSSPTPTTPSAPTAVTTLTLQRKLAALKLPVGPATGTQGAQTRRALCAWRELTGRKATRLPASSAEASALVATPNTTNWKVPSAIRTVRFAVNMQCQTAVFITKGIVDRVIPVSTGKNPGWTRSGLFKVYWIYPRVWQSSTMFPEPDGRPGLFRPIYFDGNIAVHGTPHVLRPRPQSHGCVRTQKSDQRWIAQHLARGMKVWVYGDYWKSSVKPFGLKSTTAEPKVTTKRTTGRSLGSTPTPIG